A window of Thermosipho japonicus genomic DNA:
TTTTACTAACACTTTCGATCAAATCAGGATCATAAAACACAAGAACGTGATACTCAAAAAATCCTTTTTTCACGGGGACTTTCCATTTTGCAATAACCTTTGAACTTACAACAAAATTATTAACAACCACATTCACATCTTGTTCATATCCAAAAGCTGATCTTACTCCAAAAATTTTTTCATTTAAAGAACTATCAGATGTTATCTTAGTACCTAAAAATGCTGCAAGTTCTTGCCTTGCCTTATTTGCAGCCTGCTGCCAAGCTTTATTTTCATCTCTTTGAGGTAATGTCACACTACCTTCAAAAACGAAAAGATTACCTTCTTCATATAACTTTTTGATCCTCTCTGCTACAGCAAGATCTTTCTCAACAATTATAGAATTTTTCGGGATTTCTCTTACTACAACCCCGGAAAATTCTATAACACTTGTTTTTGAAAACATTAAGAATAAAAGGCCTGCTATTAAAATTGCAGAAACTCCAATTAAAACATACATCCTCTCCATACCTTCTCACCACCCGTAAATGATTATATCACAGCAGATAGTATTTTTTCCGATGCCTTTCCATCACCAAATGGATTATCAAATTTCAATTCTTTATCAAGACCTTCAATTAAACTTTTATAGACTGAATCTTCTTCAGTACCAGCAAGAACTCCATATCCACTTTCTATTAGTTCCGGCCTTTCCGTTGTATTTCTGCAGACAACCACAAATTTTCCAAAACTTGGAGCTTCTTCCTGGATTCCACCACTGTCAGAAGCTACTATTTTTGCTCCAGAGAGTAAACTCAAAAATTCAACATAACCTACTGGATCTAACAATTTTGCATTTTTAAAATCTCCCAGTTCTTGATTAACTACTTTCCTAACCTTTGGATTCAAATGAATAGGAAACACTATTGGTATATTTTTCTCAACTGAAAACCTCTTTATACCTCTCAATATTTTTTTCATCTTCTCTCCCCAATTCTCTCTTCTATGAAGCGTTACAAGAACATAGTCTTTAACATCAATCAAACTTTTTCTAATTTTTTCAAGATCAAACCTGTTCTTTACATAGCATAGTGCATCAACAACGGTATTACCTGTTATTTTTATTCTTTCATCATCGTATCCTTCCCTTTTCAAATTTTCATATGCATTTTTTGTAGGAGCAAACATTAGGTCTGATACTTGATCAATAACTCTTCTATTCATCTCTTCAGGAAATGGATCTTTCAAATTGTTACTTCTTAGGCCTGCCTCTATATGTCCAACCTTTACTCCTCTGTTAAATGCCGCAATGGCACTTGTCATTGCAGTTGTAGTATCTCCTTGAACAAAGAGCCAGTCAAATTTTTCTCTCTCAAAAATTTTATCAATTCTAGAAAATATACGAGATGAAATCAAATTAAGTGTTTGATTTTCAATCATTATGTTTAAATCATAATCTGGATTGATGGAAAATACATTAAGCATCATATCCATCATCTGTCTATGCTGTGCGGTTGCAATTAATTTTACATCAAGCCCCATCTCTTTCGTCTTTAAATAAACTGGTGCAACCTTAATAACCTCTGGCCTCGTTCCACAAACTATTGCAAGTTTCATTCTTCACTCCTTAATCTCGTAGATTTTTTTGAAGTAAAAATACAACTGCCAAACCAATTATTGGTACCACAAACATTGCTCTTATACTAAATTTTGAAATGTATCCCATAATGGAAATGAAAAGAAGTGACCCTATACCGGTTGCCGAATAAGTAATACCATTTAAAAAGCCAACTTCACTCTTATCCAATTTTATATTAGCATTTCTTTGTATCAATGGAAAAATTGCTCCCATTGATAGACCAAAAAGATAAAACAAAAAGGGCATTTTTAAGACAATTAATAAAGATAGAAAGATAAAAGATAAAGAAGTTATCGTTAAAACATATAACCTGAAATTAAC
This region includes:
- the wecB gene encoding non-hydrolyzing UDP-N-acetylglucosamine 2-epimerase, with product MKLAIVCGTRPEVIKVAPVYLKTKEMGLDVKLIATAQHRQMMDMMLNVFSINPDYDLNIMIENQTLNLISSRIFSRIDKIFEREKFDWLFVQGDTTTAMTSAIAAFNRGVKVGHIEAGLRSNNLKDPFPEEMNRRVIDQVSDLMFAPTKNAYENLKREGYDDERIKITGNTVVDALCYVKNRFDLEKIRKSLIDVKDYVLVTLHRRENWGEKMKKILRGIKRFSVEKNIPIVFPIHLNPKVRKVVNQELGDFKNAKLLDPVGYVEFLSLLSGAKIVASDSGGIQEEAPSFGKFVVVCRNTTERPELIESGYGVLAGTEEDSVYKSLIEGLDKELKFDNPFGDGKASEKILSAVI